The following are from one region of the Candidatus Hydrothermales bacterium genome:
- a CDS encoding ABC transporter ATP-binding protein gives MFLLKLSNIIKKFERFQLGPINLTINEGEIYGLIGPNGSGKTTTLKIITGLLIPDDGEIFFRERVIERFDDFKKNLGFVPDNPFVYPYLSGYEHLLYTARLYKLEDEYIKERIAYYSKLFDMESWIDTQSRFYSYGMKQKISITSALLHDPELLIVDEPITALDPVSVYRFKKHLIERKKLGKSTLLATHSLFFTEELCDRVGIIFGGKIFREDSPQNLKKETNSVSLEEAFIKIVA, from the coding sequence ATGTTTCTTCTTAAGTTATCAAACATAATAAAAAAGTTCGAAAGATTCCAACTTGGACCGATTAATTTAACGATAAATGAGGGTGAAATTTACGGTCTTATTGGTCCAAACGGTTCAGGTAAAACAACGACCCTGAAGATAATAACGGGCCTTCTGATACCTGATGATGGAGAGATTTTTTTTAGGGAAAGAGTAATAGAAAGATTTGATGATTTTAAAAAAAACTTAGGTTTTGTGCCTGACAATCCCTTTGTATATCCCTATCTTTCAGGTTACGAGCATCTGCTTTATACAGCAAGGCTCTATAAGTTAGAAGATGAATATATAAAAGAGAGAATAGCTTACTACTCAAAACTGTTTGATATGGAAAGTTGGATTGATACTCAGTCAAGGTTTTATTCTTATGGTATGAAGCAAAAAATATCTATTACATCGGCTCTTTTACATGATCCTGAGCTTCTTATTGTAGATGAGCCTATTACAGCCTTAGATCCTGTATCGGTTTACAGGTTCAAAAAGCATCTTATAGAGCGTAAAAAATTGGGGAAATCGACTTTACTTGCTACGCACTCTTTATTTTTTACCGAGGAGCTTTGTGATAGGGTTGGTATCATCTTTGGTGGCAAAATTTTTAGGGAGGACTCACCTCAAAATTTGAAAAAAGAGACTAATTCAGTTTCTTTAGAAGAAGCTTTTATCAAAATCGTTGCTTAA
- a CDS encoding metal ABC transporter permease — MIDILLPILISSFILVGIHTYFGIHILKRGIIFADLAIAQIVAMGVAFAFLFNLNHFFSSLLFGLLGSVLLSTYRTYDNKTIQEALIGISYVAATALTILFLEKAPHGEEALRELFSGSLLWITYSKLLKIFFFYLLIGLLHLLLWKKFLNLSEGKEKNLLLDILFFSTFAFAVTHSVQTAGVLLVFSFLIIPPLISTLLFKNFIYKLIFGWTIGILSSVLGAVISYILDIPTSPAIVTVLTIFLGFFTIFNMFKKKKEVYL; from the coding sequence ATGATCGATATACTTTTACCTATATTAATCTCATCGTTTATACTCGTGGGAATTCATACGTATTTTGGTATTCATATCTTAAAAAGGGGAATTATCTTTGCTGACCTTGCCATTGCTCAAATAGTGGCAATGGGTGTTGCCTTCGCTTTTCTTTTCAATCTAAATCACTTCTTTTCTTCCTTACTTTTTGGTCTATTGGGCTCAGTTCTTTTATCTACATATAGAACCTATGATAACAAGACTATACAGGAGGCACTTATAGGAATAAGCTACGTTGCTGCTACAGCCCTTACGATCCTTTTTTTAGAAAAAGCTCCCCACGGAGAAGAGGCACTAAGAGAACTTTTCTCAGGCAGTCTCCTTTGGATTACCTATAGTAAACTCCTTAAAATATTTTTTTTCTACCTTTTAATAGGCCTCCTACACCTTTTACTTTGGAAAAAATTCCTAAATCTATCAGAAGGTAAAGAAAAGAATCTATTACTTGACATTTTATTTTTTTCTACCTTTGCTTTCGCCGTCACTCACTCTGTTCAAACGGCAGGTGTCCTACTTGTTTTTTCTTTTCTTATAATTCCCCCTCTTATTTCAACTCTACTTTTTAAAAACTTTATTTACAAACTTATTTTTGGATGGACAATAGGTATCTTATCTTCAGTGCTCGGTGCTGTTATCTCTTACATCCTTGATATTCCCACAAGCCCTGCCATCGTAACAGTGCTTACAATTTTTCTCGGTTTCTTTACTATTTTTAATATGTTTAAAAAAAAGAAGGAAGTTTACCTCTAA
- a CDS encoding metal ABC transporter substrate-binding protein, with protein MTTIFLFSTLKIFVTLPWIGWLTKEIGGDKVLVYTLVDGRSDPHNINTKPSMIVEIKKADVLIYNGLDLEIAYLPYLIERSGNPKIMPGQKGHINLSKFIPEVIEKIESPVTRAMGDVHPFGNPHYHFDPLNLIYITDSLTKRLQELDYKNKEIYIKNGEKLKKELSDSLNIWLDRYSNLKGKKFVSYHKLYEYTAKRFGFYFVDYIEPNPGIPPSAHHIKNLVDKIKSEGVSLIITSVYYDKKAPQKISELTGVDYVVLPHDINSFDNIKNYFDLMREILNVLNKSKK; from the coding sequence ATGACTACAATTTTTCTCTTTTCTACATTAAAAATTTTTGTAACCTTACCATGGATTGGATGGCTAACAAAAGAAATAGGAGGTGATAAGGTCTTAGTCTATACCTTAGTAGACGGAAGATCAGATCCACACAACATAAATACAAAACCAAGTATGATAGTCGAGATAAAAAAGGCTGATGTGCTTATTTATAACGGTCTTGACCTTGAAATAGCTTACCTGCCCTACCTAATTGAAAGAAGCGGTAATCCAAAAATAATGCCTGGGCAAAAAGGACACATAAACTTATCAAAATTTATTCCCGAAGTGATCGAAAAAATAGAAAGCCCTGTTACAAGAGCAATGGGCGATGTTCATCCGTTCGGAAACCCCCACTACCACTTTGATCCATTAAACCTTATCTACATAACTGATTCACTAACAAAGAGATTACAAGAATTAGATTATAAGAACAAGGAAATTTACATAAAAAATGGAGAAAAGCTGAAAAAAGAACTAAGCGACAGTTTAAATATTTGGCTTGACCGTTATAGCAATCTCAAAGGTAAAAAATTTGTAAGTTATCATAAACTCTATGAGTATACAGCAAAAAGGTTTGGGTTCTACTTTGTAGACTATATTGAACCTAATCCCGGTATTCCACCTTCAGCTCACCATATTAAGAATCTAGTAGATAAAATAAAAAGTGAAGGGGTTTCTCTTATAATAACCTCAGTTTATTATGATAAAAAGGCTCCACAGAAAATTTCAGAACTAACAGGTGTGGATTATGTAGTGCTTCCACATGACATAAATAGCTTTGATAACATTAAAAATTACTTTGATCTTATGAGGGAAATTCTGAACGTTTTGAACAAATCAAAAAAATGA